A single Polynucleobacter acidiphobus DNA region contains:
- a CDS encoding malate dehydrogenase, with amino-acid sequence MAKAPMRVAVTGAAGQIGYSLLFRIANGDMLGKDQPVILQLLEIPDEKAQKALKGVMMELEDCAFPLLAGMTAHSDPMTAFKDIDVALLVGARPRGPGMERKDLLSANAQIFTAQGKALDQVAKRTVKVLVVGNPANTNAYIAMKSAPSLPAKNFTAMLRLDHNRALSQLASKTNKAVADIEKLIVWGNHSPTMYPDYRFATVNGQSVKDLINDPAWNKDVFIPTVGKRGAAIIEARGLSSAASAANAAIDHVRDWVLGTNGKWVTMGIPSAGDYEIPAEIIYGFPVTCANGEYTLVKGLEIDAFSRERMTLTLNELLEEQAGVKHLLG; translated from the coding sequence TGGGCAAAGATCAGCCCGTCATTTTGCAGTTACTGGAGATTCCAGATGAGAAGGCACAAAAGGCCCTCAAAGGGGTCATGATGGAACTGGAAGATTGTGCATTCCCTTTATTGGCCGGAATGACTGCGCATAGCGATCCAATGACCGCCTTCAAAGACATTGATGTGGCTCTCTTAGTCGGTGCTCGTCCACGCGGCCCTGGTATGGAGCGCAAAGATTTACTCTCCGCCAATGCGCAAATTTTTACGGCTCAAGGCAAGGCTCTCGATCAAGTTGCCAAGCGAACTGTCAAGGTATTGGTGGTTGGTAACCCCGCCAATACCAATGCCTATATTGCGATGAAGTCTGCACCTAGCCTGCCGGCCAAGAATTTCACGGCTATGTTGCGTCTTGATCACAACCGTGCCCTCTCCCAGTTGGCAAGCAAGACCAATAAAGCAGTCGCTGATATTGAGAAGCTCATTGTGTGGGGCAATCACAGTCCAACCATGTACCCCGACTATCGCTTTGCGACGGTCAATGGTCAGTCGGTCAAAGATCTGATTAATGATCCAGCTTGGAACAAAGATGTCTTTATTCCAACGGTGGGCAAACGCGGTGCTGCCATCATTGAAGCACGTGGCTTATCGTCAGCTGCCTCTGCAGCTAATGCGGCGATTGATCATGTGCGCGACTGGGTCTTGGGCACCAACGGTAAATGGGTCACCATGGGCATTCCCTCCGCTGGAGATTACGAGATCCCTGCTGAGATCATTTATGGCTTCCCCGTGACCTGCGCCAATGGTGAATACACCCTCGTTAAGGGTCTAGAAATTGATGCGTTCTCTCGTGAGCGCATGACCTTGACCTTGAATGAGTTGCTTGAAGAACAAGCGGGCGTTAAGCATCTTTTGGGTTAA